A window of Xylophilus sp. GW821-FHT01B05 contains these coding sequences:
- a CDS encoding flagellar basal body P-ring protein FlgI: MAALHFSHAPVPARRARTAAAALLILAALAASLPAQALRIKEVASVAGARSNKLTGYGLVVGLDGTGDQTTQMPITTQSLTNYLQQLGITLPTSSLSQLQLKNVAAVMVTAEMPAFAQPGQVIDINVSSVGNAKSLKGGTLVVTPLRGVDGEVYALAQGNLVIAGAGASAGGSRVQINHLSAGRIPGGAQVERIIPTPLQEGTTINLDLDATDFQTARRVAQVINTRIGAGTARALDGRTVQVQAPLDPNSRVNFLADLEEMPLELSAPAAKVVVNARTGSVVLNQAVTLGPCAIAHGNLAITISSTPIISQPGAFSQGQTVVAQRSDIQIKQEPGTLLTLPAAPQLADVVRALNSLGATPQDLLAILQAIKAAGALNAELEVI; this comes from the coding sequence ATGGCTGCCCTGCACTTCTCCCACGCTCCTGTTCCCGCCCGGCGGGCGCGCACTGCCGCAGCGGCGCTCCTGATACTCGCCGCGCTGGCGGCCAGCCTGCCGGCGCAGGCGCTGCGCATCAAGGAAGTGGCGAGCGTCGCGGGCGCACGCAGCAATAAATTGACCGGCTACGGCTTGGTGGTGGGCCTGGATGGCACCGGCGACCAGACCACGCAGATGCCGATCACCACCCAAAGCCTGACCAATTACCTGCAGCAGCTGGGCATCACGCTGCCGACCAGCTCGCTGTCGCAACTGCAACTGAAGAACGTGGCCGCCGTGATGGTCACGGCCGAGATGCCGGCCTTTGCCCAGCCGGGCCAGGTCATCGACATCAATGTGTCTTCGGTCGGCAATGCCAAGTCGCTCAAGGGCGGCACGCTGGTGGTGACGCCGCTGCGCGGCGTCGACGGCGAGGTCTATGCGCTGGCCCAGGGCAATCTGGTGATCGCCGGCGCCGGCGCCTCCGCTGGCGGCAGCCGGGTGCAGATCAACCACCTGAGCGCCGGCCGCATCCCCGGCGGCGCGCAGGTCGAACGCATCATTCCCACGCCGCTGCAAGAAGGCACGACGATCAACCTCGACCTGGACGCGACCGACTTCCAGACCGCGCGCCGCGTGGCGCAGGTGATCAACACCCGCATCGGTGCCGGCACCGCGCGCGCGCTGGATGGCCGCACGGTGCAGGTGCAGGCGCCGCTGGACCCCAATTCGCGCGTGAACTTCCTTGCCGACCTGGAAGAAATGCCGCTGGAGCTGTCCGCGCCCGCCGCCAAGGTGGTGGTGAATGCGCGCACCGGCTCGGTGGTGCTGAACCAGGCGGTCACCCTGGGCCCCTGCGCCATCGCGCATGGCAACCTGGCGATCACCATCAGCTCCACGCCCATCATCAGCCAGCCCGGCGCGTTCTCGCAGGGCCAGACGGTGGTGGCGCAAAGGAGCGACATCCAGATCAAGCAAGAGCCCGGCACGCTGCTGACCCTGCCGGCCGCGCCGCAGCTGGCCGACGTGGTGCGCGCCCTTAATTCGCTCGGCGCCACGCCGCAAGACCTGCTGGCCATCCTGCAGGCGATCAAGGCCGCAGGCGCGCTCAATGCCGAGCTGGAAGTGATCTGA
- the flgJ gene encoding flagellar assembly peptidoglycan hydrolase FlgJ — translation MAISSTSSSSLLSSSAQSVTSSNALAADARSLNALKLQAGQDSPAAIKETAKQLESLFMRELLKSMREATMKSGLTDNAGSDLGTDMLDQQFAVKMSGQPGGLSEMIARQLSRQSTSADADGDAAKMEFNVPSTLSLGRFGSSGTAAASAASAPATRVRTTQTQAGFVQAHSQTAARVAQDSGIPAAFMMGQAGHETGWGRSEIRLKDGSNSYNLFGIKAGSGWTGKVAEVTTTEYVGGQPRKVTAKFRAYDSYEDSFRDYARLINESPRYAAARQKTDSAVAYATELKRAGYATDPAYASKLSRAIHSTMQLQRAQQAQGAITLANGSTG, via the coding sequence ATGGCGATCTCTTCCACCTCCTCCAGCAGCCTGCTGTCTTCGTCGGCACAGAGCGTCACGTCCAGCAACGCGCTGGCCGCAGACGCCCGCAGCCTCAATGCGCTCAAGCTGCAGGCCGGCCAGGACAGCCCGGCGGCCATCAAGGAAACCGCCAAGCAGCTTGAATCGCTGTTCATGCGCGAGCTGCTCAAGAGCATGCGCGAGGCAACGATGAAATCCGGCCTGACCGACAACGCCGGCTCGGACCTGGGCACCGACATGCTCGACCAGCAGTTCGCCGTGAAGATGTCGGGCCAACCCGGCGGGCTGTCGGAGATGATCGCGCGCCAGTTGTCGCGCCAGAGCACCAGCGCGGACGCCGATGGCGACGCCGCCAAGATGGAATTCAACGTGCCCTCGACCTTGTCGCTGGGCCGTTTTGGCAGCAGCGGCACGGCGGCTGCCAGCGCGGCATCCGCCCCCGCCACGCGCGTGCGCACCACGCAAACGCAGGCCGGCTTTGTGCAGGCGCACAGCCAGACCGCGGCCCGCGTGGCGCAGGACAGCGGCATTCCCGCCGCCTTCATGATGGGCCAGGCCGGCCACGAGACCGGCTGGGGCCGCAGCGAGATCCGCCTGAAGGACGGCAGCAACTCCTACAACCTGTTTGGCATCAAGGCTGGCTCCGGCTGGACCGGCAAGGTGGCCGAGGTCACCACCACCGAATACGTGGGCGGCCAGCCGCGCAAGGTGACGGCCAAGTTCCGCGCCTATGACAGCTACGAGGACTCGTTCCGCGACTACGCGCGCCTGATCAACGAGAGCCCGCGCTACGCCGCCGCCCGCCAGAAAACCGACTCGGCCGTGGCCTACGCCACCGAACTCAAGCGCGCCGGCTACGCCACCGACCCGGCCTATGCCTCCAAGCTGAGCCGGGCCATTCACAGCACGATGCAGCTGCAGCGCGCGCAACAAGCCCAGGGTGCCATCACCCTGGCCAATGGAAGCACAGGATGA
- the flgK gene encoding flagellar hook-associated protein FlgK: MSSLLNVGTRALLANQAGLATTGNNIANVNTVGYSRQTVVLGQVQGQNDGSGYIGKGVQVVTVTRQSSDLLTRQSTTANSVAAADSIRATRLYQMEDLFPAGTTGMGAALTNLLNSFTNVASNPSDLSARSVALSNADELANRLRTASSRLDDLANGVQQELSTSVSAVNRLTSQIATVNEQIARAKSSGHTPNDLLDQRDKLINDLNGYVQTSQVTADDGSTNIFLGSQPLVLGNVVTQVSLKTDDPSGTKLAIVRDGATTTLDENTIGGGSISGLLKFSNTDMVDARNQIGRMAVTVSSLLNAQHQVGLDMDGNAGTALFNTPSVDNVYDANGLKSSALGVTLTDASALKATDYQLYFDGTGSAGTLVRSADGSKESFTVGAGGALTFSNDGGITTTTSMDGLQFTVGTPAPAAGSTLTAKPFATAAGDIKTAISNPRQLAVASPIEAVPASTNTGTLSVASISATPDLVLPTTALTLTFAKAVAPSTQDTYSYTDGGGATVTANYTPGDTITIEGRSIMLKGTPAAGDTLTIGPSTAAYRNTSAGNATAMAALADATAFDGGTLSDGYAGIIANVGLSVQNAQYASQVSTSIATSLASDKASIAGVSLDEEASNLLMYQQAYQASAKMIQVSQSIFDSLIQTMR, encoded by the coding sequence ATGAGCAGCCTGCTCAACGTCGGCACGCGCGCGCTGCTGGCCAACCAGGCCGGGCTGGCAACCACCGGCAACAACATCGCCAACGTCAATACGGTCGGCTATTCCCGGCAGACCGTGGTGCTGGGCCAGGTGCAGGGCCAGAACGATGGCAGTGGCTACATCGGCAAGGGCGTGCAGGTCGTCACCGTCACGCGCCAAAGCAGCGACCTGCTGACACGCCAGAGCACCACCGCCAATTCGGTGGCGGCCGCCGACTCCATCCGCGCCACGCGCCTGTACCAGATGGAAGACCTGTTCCCCGCCGGCACGACCGGCATGGGCGCAGCGCTGACCAATCTGCTCAACTCCTTCACCAACGTTGCCAGCAACCCCTCGGACCTGAGCGCGCGCTCGGTGGCCTTGTCCAACGCCGACGAGCTGGCCAACCGCCTGCGCACCGCGTCCTCGCGGCTCGACGACCTGGCCAACGGCGTGCAGCAGGAGCTTTCCACGTCGGTCTCGGCGGTCAACCGCCTGACCTCGCAGATCGCCACGGTGAATGAGCAGATCGCGCGCGCCAAGAGCAGCGGCCATACGCCCAACGACCTGCTGGACCAGCGCGACAAGCTGATCAACGACCTGAACGGCTACGTGCAGACCTCGCAGGTGACCGCCGACGACGGCAGCACCAACATCTTCCTGGGCAGCCAGCCGCTGGTGCTGGGCAACGTGGTGACGCAGGTGTCGCTCAAGACCGACGACCCGTCCGGCACCAAGCTGGCGATCGTGCGCGACGGTGCCACCACCACGCTGGACGAGAACACCATCGGCGGCGGCAGCATCAGCGGCCTGCTGAAATTCAGCAACACCGACATGGTGGACGCGCGCAACCAGATCGGCCGCATGGCGGTCACCGTCAGCTCCCTGCTGAATGCGCAGCACCAGGTGGGCCTGGACATGGATGGCAACGCCGGCACGGCGCTGTTCAACACGCCCTCGGTCGACAACGTCTATGACGCGAACGGCCTCAAGAGCTCGGCCCTGGGCGTGACCCTGACCGATGCGTCGGCGCTGAAGGCCACCGACTACCAGCTCTACTTCGACGGCACCGGCTCGGCCGGGACCCTGGTGCGCAGCGCTGACGGCAGCAAGGAAAGCTTCACCGTCGGCGCCGGCGGGGCACTGACCTTCTCCAATGACGGCGGCATCACGACCACCACCAGCATGGACGGACTGCAGTTCACCGTCGGCACGCCGGCGCCGGCAGCCGGCAGCACGCTCACGGCCAAGCCCTTTGCCACTGCCGCAGGCGACATCAAGACCGCCATCTCCAACCCGCGCCAGCTGGCCGTGGCCAGCCCGATCGAGGCCGTGCCCGCCAGCACCAACACCGGCACGCTGTCGGTCGCCTCGATCTCGGCCACGCCCGATCTGGTGCTGCCGACCACGGCACTGACGCTGACCTTCGCCAAGGCGGTAGCACCCTCCACGCAGGACACCTACAGCTACACGGACGGGGGCGGCGCCACCGTGACCGCCAACTACACGCCCGGCGACACCATCACCATCGAGGGCCGCAGCATCATGCTCAAGGGCACGCCTGCGGCCGGCGACACGCTGACCATCGGCCCGAGCACCGCCGCCTACCGCAACACCAGCGCGGGCAACGCCACGGCCATGGCCGCACTGGCCGACGCCACGGCCTTCGACGGCGGCACGCTGTCTGACGGCTACGCCGGCATCATCGCCAACGTCGGCCTGAGCGTGCAGAACGCGCAGTACGCGTCCCAGGTGTCCACCTCCATCGCCACCAGCCTGGCCAGCGACAAGGCCTCGATCGCGGGCGTCAGCCTGGACGAGGAAGCCAGCAACCTGCTGATGTACCAGCAGGCCTACCAGGCCTCGGCCAAGATGATCCAGGTGTCGCAGAGCATCTTCGACTCGCTGATCCAGACCATGCGATGA
- the flgL gene encoding flagellar hook-associated protein FlgL yields MTNPYGRIGTANAFDNALRNLSARQSAMVNLQGQVSANQNVQRGSDDPAAAAAAERATTRLSRIDTEQKALTAQRATIQSAEGTLGNVNSAIQDFRDLVIQAGNGSYDATSRASIVQQLSSLRDQILSLANQKDSSGQSLFGGLGSTAAPFVDGNVVTYSGIGGQNASNGNAISTTVDGYATFMDVPTGNGVFSIALPTNASGTVTNTGTAWADAGTVTNPAALTGASYSVSFAVDAAGNTTYSVPGSTPPIANQTYVSGQPISFDGLSFNVTGTPANGDSMNIAPSQKTSIFSVMDQAISELSKSGANVGATTNAVTQALQQLDSGLSRVSASRSYAGELLNRADRISDTQDARSVQVTADLSLAEGSDTNSQVKRVSDFQNQQTVYSAALASYAQIQKLSLFNYIS; encoded by the coding sequence ATGACCAATCCCTACGGCCGTATCGGCACCGCCAACGCCTTTGACAACGCCCTTCGCAATCTGTCGGCCCGCCAGAGCGCGATGGTCAACCTGCAAGGGCAGGTCAGCGCCAACCAGAACGTGCAGCGCGGCAGCGACGACCCTGCCGCCGCCGCGGCGGCCGAGCGCGCCACCACGCGCCTGTCACGCATCGATACCGAACAAAAGGCGCTGACCGCGCAGCGCGCCACCATCCAGAGCGCCGAAGGCACGCTGGGCAACGTCAACTCCGCCATCCAGGACTTCCGCGACCTGGTGATCCAGGCCGGCAACGGCAGCTATGACGCGACCTCGCGCGCCAGCATCGTGCAGCAGCTCAGCTCGCTGCGCGACCAGATCCTGTCGCTGGCCAACCAGAAGGACAGCAGCGGCCAGTCGCTGTTCGGCGGCCTGGGCAGCACGGCGGCCCCCTTCGTTGACGGCAACGTCGTTACCTACAGCGGCATCGGCGGGCAGAACGCGAGCAACGGCAACGCCATCTCGACCACCGTCGACGGCTATGCGACCTTCATGGACGTGCCCACCGGCAATGGCGTCTTCAGCATTGCGCTGCCGACCAATGCCAGCGGCACGGTGACCAACACCGGCACCGCCTGGGCCGACGCCGGCACGGTGACCAACCCCGCAGCCCTGACCGGCGCCAGCTACAGCGTCAGCTTTGCGGTGGATGCCGCCGGCAACACCACCTACAGCGTGCCCGGCAGCACCCCGCCCATCGCCAACCAAACCTATGTGTCGGGCCAGCCGATCAGCTTCGACGGTCTGTCCTTCAACGTCACGGGCACCCCCGCCAATGGCGACAGCATGAACATCGCGCCCAGCCAGAAGACCAGTATCTTCTCGGTGATGGACCAGGCGATCAGCGAGCTCAGCAAGTCCGGCGCCAATGTCGGCGCCACCACCAACGCGGTGACCCAGGCGCTGCAGCAGCTCGACAGCGGCCTGTCCCGGGTGAGCGCGAGCCGCTCCTACGCCGGCGAACTGCTCAACCGCGCCGACCGGATCAGCGACACGCAGGACGCGCGCTCGGTCCAGGTCACGGCCGACCTGTCGCTGGCCGAGGGCTCGGACACCAACAGCCAGGTCAAGCGCGTGTCGGACTTCCAGAACCAGCAGACGGTCTATTCGGCAGCGCTGGCGTCCTATGCCCAGATCCAGAAGCTGTCGCTGTTCAACTACATCAGCTGA
- a CDS encoding HDOD domain-containing protein codes for MTATVLDSITLGYQPLWGPRRTLMGIALFVRPEADATVDAAHLVEALQELLPAEAPPILLLAQSAPLLAGLLDHVQPAPRRLAGEEPTFSTHTFFTPTLVVPATELARAPVADAVRRAHRRGLQLVWQGEAEQPPEPGLAGCFARQWLSVSPALAALALHDALRQAKAPAGVPATGPLPSGQIFGGIASHVLMEYCFERCRAHALAGWPVEDAVYSLRHGPLEPDHKVVLATLQALEADRSAETVERTLCDDPLLAYRFLVYANSPGVGLRSGVESVRHGLMMLGTATLAQWLVEQLPHASHDSVLRPVKAGMVMRSRLMERLLDAGSEEALRREIALCGLFSDLDQLLDQPLGSILTRLPLSGRIYDATVMHTGPYAAALAMAVALESPDTEATRRLCVRHAMDRGDINRALLRMLGGLQADGALR; via the coding sequence ATGACCGCCACCGTCCTCGACAGCATCACCCTGGGCTACCAGCCGCTGTGGGGTCCCCGCCGCACGCTGATGGGCATCGCACTGTTCGTGCGGCCGGAAGCCGACGCCACGGTGGATGCCGCCCACCTGGTCGAGGCGCTGCAAGAGCTGCTGCCCGCCGAGGCCCCGCCCATCCTGCTGCTGGCCCAATCAGCCCCCTTGCTGGCCGGCCTGCTGGACCATGTGCAACCGGCCCCGCGCCGGCTCGCCGGCGAAGAGCCCACCTTCAGCACCCACACCTTCTTCACGCCCACGCTGGTGGTGCCTGCCACCGAGCTGGCACGCGCACCGGTGGCCGACGCAGTGCGCCGCGCCCACCGGCGCGGGCTGCAACTGGTTTGGCAGGGCGAGGCCGAGCAGCCGCCCGAGCCCGGCCTGGCCGGCTGCTTTGCGCGCCAGTGGCTCAGCGTATCGCCGGCGCTGGCCGCGCTGGCCCTGCACGACGCCCTGCGCCAGGCCAAGGCGCCGGCCGGCGTGCCCGCCACCGGCCCGCTGCCCAGCGGCCAGATCTTTGGCGGCATCGCCAGCCATGTGCTGATGGAATATTGCTTTGAGCGCTGCCGCGCCCATGCGCTGGCCGGCTGGCCGGTGGAAGACGCGGTCTACAGCCTGCGCCACGGCCCGCTGGAGCCCGACCACAAGGTGGTGCTGGCCACGCTGCAGGCGCTAGAGGCCGACCGCTCGGCCGAAACGGTGGAGCGCACGCTGTGCGACGACCCGCTGCTGGCCTACCGCTTCCTGGTCTATGCCAATTCGCCCGGCGTCGGGCTGCGCAGCGGCGTGGAGTCGGTGCGCCACGGGCTGATGATGCTGGGCACCGCCACATTGGCGCAGTGGCTGGTAGAGCAGTTGCCGCACGCCAGCCATGACTCGGTGCTGCGCCCGGTCAAGGCCGGCATGGTGATGCGCTCGCGCCTGATGGAGCGCCTGCTCGACGCCGGCAGCGAAGAAGCGCTGCGCCGCGAGATCGCCCTGTGCGGGCTGTTCTCCGACCTGGATCAACTGCTGGACCAGCCCCTGGGCAGCATCCTCACCCGCCTGCCGCTGTCCGGCCGCATCTACGACGCCACCGTGATGCACACCGGCCCCTACGCCGCCGCCCTGGCCATGGCGGTGGCGCTCGAATCCCCCGACACCGAGGCCACCCGCCGCCTGTGCGTGCGCCACGCCATGGACCGCGGCGACATCAACCGCGCCCTGCTGCGCATGCTGGGCGGGCTGCAGGCAGACGGCGCGCTGCGCTGA
- a CDS encoding carboxylesterase: MSTAPIEIETGPQPRASIIILHGLGASGDDFVPIAHELDLAAVGPVRFVFPNAPVQPVSINGGYAMPAWYDIFPGTGIARREDEPGLRRSLATVEALLAHEKARGIPANRIVLAGFSQGCAMALLAGLRHAEALAGIVGLSGYLPLAASTAAEQHPANQATPIFLAHGRHDGVVQLPRAIASRDALTALGHALEWHDYPMEHSVCPPEIADLNHFLLRVLA, translated from the coding sequence ATGAGCACAGCCCCCATCGAGATCGAAACCGGCCCGCAGCCGCGCGCCAGCATCATCATCCTGCACGGCCTGGGTGCCAGCGGCGATGACTTTGTGCCCATCGCGCATGAGCTGGACCTGGCCGCCGTGGGCCCGGTGCGCTTCGTGTTCCCGAACGCGCCGGTGCAGCCGGTCAGCATCAACGGCGGCTACGCCATGCCGGCCTGGTACGACATTTTTCCCGGCACCGGCATCGCCCGGCGCGAGGACGAACCCGGCCTGCGCCGCTCGCTGGCCACGGTCGAGGCCCTGCTGGCACACGAGAAGGCGCGCGGCATTCCGGCCAACCGCATCGTGCTGGCGGGCTTCTCGCAGGGTTGCGCCATGGCCTTGCTGGCCGGCCTGCGCCACGCCGAGGCCCTGGCCGGCATCGTCGGCCTCTCCGGCTACCTGCCGCTGGCCGCCAGCACTGCAGCCGAGCAGCACCCGGCCAACCAGGCCACCCCCATCTTCCTGGCCCACGGCCGGCACGACGGCGTGGTGCAACTGCCGCGCGCCATCGCCTCGCGCGACGCGCTCACAGCGCTGGGGCATGCGCTTGAGTGGCACGACTACCCGATGGAGCACTCGGTCTGCCCACCCGAGATCGCCGACCTGAACCACTTCCTGCTGCGGGTACTGGCCTAG
- the gshA gene encoding glutamate--cysteine ligase — translation MGELQQRLAALAPAHLRGIRRGIEKESLRARADGKLALTPHPVALGAALTHPHITTDFSESQVELITGVHADVDACLAELREVHQFVYQTLQRECANVDDELLWASSMPCGLPSDETIPIGRYGTSNIGRAKSVYRMGLGHRYGRRMQTISGIHYNWSLPGVSSEQYFALIRNFRRHAFLPLVLFGASPAVCESFVEGRPHTLERIGDYTMHMPYGTSLRMGRLGYQSEAQASLSVSYNSLEGYGASLQDALTHPYPAYESIGVRNLGGEYNQLATTLLQIENEFYGTIRPKRTIHPGERPLHALRERGVEYVEVRLMDLDPFEPLGISAQTMRLLDVFLLHCLLADSPPDTPAEIAEIAHNQHLTAASGRQPGLLLQRQGQQVALVDWAAQILADCAPIAAQLDALHGGQLHAEAVRAAQAAIAAPHTLPSARVLAAMQEQHGNAFIDFARTRSQATRAALLATPLAPARQAAFEQMAQDSVEAQKRIEAADTMPFEQFREQYTSPLHLMPRSKQAKAVLHV, via the coding sequence ATGGGCGAACTACAACAACGGCTGGCGGCATTGGCGCCGGCGCACCTGCGAGGCATCCGGCGAGGGATAGAGAAAGAGAGCCTGCGCGCGCGCGCCGACGGCAAGCTGGCGCTCACGCCGCACCCAGTGGCGCTGGGCGCCGCGCTCACGCACCCGCACATCACCACCGACTTCAGCGAATCGCAGGTTGAGCTCATCACCGGCGTGCATGCCGACGTGGACGCCTGCCTGGCCGAGCTGCGCGAAGTGCACCAGTTCGTCTACCAAACCTTGCAGCGCGAATGCGCCAACGTGGATGACGAGCTGCTGTGGGCCTCCAGCATGCCCTGCGGCCTGCCATCGGACGAGACCATTCCGATCGGGCGCTACGGCACCTCCAACATCGGCCGCGCCAAGAGCGTCTACCGCATGGGCCTGGGCCACCGCTACGGCCGGCGCATGCAGACCATCTCGGGCATCCACTACAACTGGTCGCTGCCGGGCGTGTCGAGCGAGCAGTACTTCGCGCTGATCCGCAACTTCCGCCGCCACGCCTTTTTGCCGCTGGTGCTGTTTGGCGCCTCGCCGGCTGTGTGCGAGAGCTTTGTCGAAGGCCGCCCGCACACGCTGGAGCGCATTGGCGACTACACCATGCACATGCCCTACGGCACCTCGCTGCGCATGGGGCGGCTGGGCTACCAGAGCGAAGCGCAGGCATCGCTATCGGTCAGCTACAACAGCCTGGAAGGCTACGGCGCCTCGCTGCAAGATGCGCTGACGCACCCCTACCCGGCCTACGAAAGCATTGGCGTGCGCAACCTGGGCGGTGAATACAACCAGCTCGCCACCACGCTGCTGCAGATCGAGAACGAGTTCTACGGCACCATCCGCCCCAAGCGCACCATCCACCCTGGCGAGCGGCCGCTGCATGCGCTGCGCGAGCGCGGCGTGGAATACGTCGAAGTGCGCCTGATGGACCTCGACCCCTTCGAGCCCCTGGGCATCAGCGCGCAGACCATGCGCCTGCTCGACGTCTTCCTGCTGCACTGCCTGCTGGCCGACAGCCCGCCCGACACGCCGGCAGAGATCGCCGAGATCGCCCACAACCAGCACCTCACCGCCGCCAGCGGCCGCCAACCCGGCCTGCTGCTGCAACGCCAGGGCCAGCAGGTGGCGCTGGTCGATTGGGCGGCGCAGATCCTGGCCGACTGCGCGCCCATTGCCGCGCAACTCGACGCCCTGCACGGCGGCCAATTGCACGCAGAGGCCGTGCGCGCCGCCCAGGCTGCCATTGCCGCGCCGCACACCCTGCCCTCGGCCCGCGTGCTGGCGGCCATGCAAGAGCAGCACGGCAACGCCTTTATCGACTTTGCCCGCACCCGCTCGCAGGCCACGCGCGCAGCGCTGCTGGCCACGCCGCTGGCGCCCGCGCGGCAGGCCGCCTTCGAGCAGATGGCGCAGGACTCGGTCGAGGCGCAAAAGCGCATCGAAGCCGCCGACACCATGCCCTTCGAGCAGTTCCGCGAGCAGTACACATCGCCCCTGCACCTGATGCCGCGCAGCAAGCAAGCCAAGGCCGTGCTGCACGTGTGA
- a CDS encoding SDR family NAD(P)-dependent oxidoreductase, producing MGIDFKDRVAIVTGAGGGLGRQHALALAKRGAKVVVNDLGGTLNGGGSSVTAAQAVVDEIVAAGGQAIANGASVTDFDAVQAMVQQAVDAWGRVDILVNNAGILRDKSFAKMELADFRLVLDVHLMGAVHCSKAVWPLMTAQQYGRIVMTTSSSGLYGNFGQSNYGAAKMALVGLMQTLSIEGEKHGIRINCLAPTAATRMTEGLMPQQVLDALDPAAVVPAMLVLAAEDAPNRTVLCAGAGSFEAAHVTLTQGTFIGTGPDAPERLAAQLAKVTDRAGEQVPLSGAAQGTLEVGRALAGRS from the coding sequence ATGGGCATTGATTTCAAAGACCGCGTCGCCATCGTCACCGGAGCCGGCGGCGGCCTGGGCCGCCAGCATGCGCTGGCCCTCGCCAAACGCGGCGCCAAAGTCGTCGTCAATGACCTGGGCGGCACGCTCAACGGCGGCGGCAGCTCGGTCACGGCGGCGCAAGCGGTGGTCGACGAGATCGTCGCCGCCGGCGGCCAGGCCATCGCCAACGGCGCCTCCGTTACCGACTTCGACGCCGTGCAGGCCATGGTGCAGCAGGCGGTAGACGCCTGGGGCCGCGTCGACATACTGGTCAACAACGCCGGCATCCTGCGCGACAAAAGCTTTGCCAAGATGGAGCTGGCCGACTTCCGCCTGGTGCTGGACGTGCACCTGATGGGCGCCGTGCACTGCAGCAAGGCCGTCTGGCCGCTGATGACCGCGCAGCAATACGGCCGCATCGTCATGACCACCTCGTCCTCCGGCCTGTACGGCAACTTCGGCCAGAGCAACTACGGCGCCGCCAAGATGGCCCTGGTCGGCCTGATGCAGACGCTCAGCATCGAAGGCGAGAAACACGGCATCCGCATCAACTGCCTGGCCCCCACCGCCGCCACCCGTATGACCGAAGGCCTGATGCCGCAGCAGGTGCTGGACGCCCTCGACCCCGCCGCCGTCGTGCCCGCCATGCTGGTGCTGGCAGCGGAAGACGCCCCCAACCGCACGGTTCTGTGCGCAGGCGCCGGCAGCTTCGAGGCCGCGCATGTCACGCTCACCCAAGGCACTTTCATCGGCACCGGCCCGGATGCGCCAGAGCGGCTGGCGGCGCAGTTGGCCAAGGTGACGGATCGGGCGGGGGAGCAGGTGCCGCTGAGCGGGGCGGCGCAGGGGACGCTGGAGGTGGGGCGGGCGTTGGCGGGGCGGTCTTGA